In Plasmodium gaboni strain SY75 chromosome 14, whole genome shotgun sequence, one genomic interval encodes:
- a CDS encoding putative GTP-binding protein has product MISFIFFIFTIYYESIVGSVLFNRWCVGKRKMYLNNMKGTKFKRRKRENNRSTLYSMQKMIKKNEFHDRCVIKVKAGDGGDGICCFTVFSQKKNKKYASGGKGGNGGDIYVIGNKKVDNFLSVKLKALYTAENGGKGLNNNQVGCNGKDEYIYVPINTIIYNEQKEFINFIYMNDQKILIAKGGKGGKGNYSYRTKSLKIPFVCQYGEKTKEKKIYLKKILFTDLGIIGYPNVGKSTLLNKITQANVKIANYSYTSKFPNVGMFKRTQDESDIRNDNEFISFDGSSCEESTPEIGYSEEDPVVEKNNNDDKLENIRNENDALSYINSDNYGNKLDNNNNNNNTYNNNNNNDDEDDLNLLDDDDQSNFIEDINNDNIPNDEEKNTYLSHVLKKKTNNNPGIEKKRSHFSVIDFPGIIKDLDKKINNISYKYLEHLKYSKILVYMFDINNSNIMEIYKNIKNVLVQYDNTFLNKKEVVVLNKIDIYDNKEDIQTYINNLKEKLKIDNIYYISALTGENVQKTINDIITLHINNNEDLVNTFIKTLPKALDIEFLENSDNYKPLHYKIHKYNEKVYIIKGDYLENQANIFNFTKTDSAQVFMKLLNDLNVNIKLKHMGAKEGDKIIISNYSYDFCE; this is encoded by the coding sequence atgatatcattcatcttttttatttttactatatattatgaatcCATTGTAGGAAGCGTTTTGTTTAATCGATGGTGTGTtggaaaaagaaaaatgtaTTTAAATAACATGAAAGGTACAAAATTCAAAAGAAGGAAAAGAGAAAATAACAGGAGCACTTTATATAGTATGCAGAAGatgattaaaaaaaatgaatttcATGATAGGTGTGTAATTAAAGTAAAGGCTGGTGATGGAGGTGATGGTATTTGCTGTTTTACTGTTTTttcacaaaaaaaaaataaaaaatatgcTTCAGGTGGAAAAGGAGGAAACGGTGgtgatatatatgtaattgGTAATAAGAAGgttgataattttttaagtGTTAAATTAAAAGCATTATATACTGCTGAAAATGGAGGAAAAGgtttaaataataatcaagTTGGATGTAATGGAAAagatgaatatatatatgttccaataaatacaattatatataatgaacaaaaagaatttattaattttatttatatgaatgaCCAAAAGATTTTAATTGCTAAAGGAGGGAAAGGTGGAAAAGGAAATTATTCTTATCGAACCAAAAGTTTAAAAATACCTTTTGTATGTCAATATGGagaaaaaacaaaagaaaaaaaaatttatctgaaaaaaattttatttacaGATTTAGGTATTATTGGTTATCCAAATGTTGGAAAAAGTACATtgttaaataaaattacTCAGGCAAATGTGAAAATAGCTAATTATAGTTATACATCGAAATTTCCAAATGTTGGAATGTTTAAAAGGACACAGGATGAGTCTGATATAAGAAATGACAATGAATTTATATCCTTTGATGGGTCATCATGTGAAGAATCAACCCCTGAAATAGGTTACAGTGAAGAGGACCCAGTGgttgaaaaaaataataatgatgataagTTGGAAAATATACGTAATGAAAATGATGCTTTGtcatatattaatagtGATAATTATGGTAATAAACTAgacaacaacaacaacaataataatacttataataataataataataatgatgatgaggatgatttaaatttattagATGATGATGATCAATCTAATTTCATTGaagatattaataatgataatattccaaatgatgaagaaaaaaacaCTTACCTATCACATGTattgaaaaagaaaacaaataataatccaggtatagaaaaaaaaagaagcCATTTTAGTGTAATTGATTTTCCTGGTATTATTAAAGATttagataaaaaaattaataatatatcttataaatatctagaacatttaaaatataGTAAAATTTTAGTTTATATGtttgatataaataatagtaatattatggaaatatataaaaatataaaaaatgtacTTGTTCAATATgataatacatttttaaataaaaaagaagtAGTCGTTCTAAATAaaattgatatatatgataataaagaaGACATTCAAacttatataaataatttaaaagaaaaattaaaaattgataatatatattatatatctgCATTAACTGGGGAAAATGTACAAAAAACtattaatgatattattacacttcatataaataataatgaagatTTAGTGAACACctttataaaaacattaCCAAAAGCATTAGATATTGAATTCTTAGAAAATTCTGATAATTATAAACCATTACATTATAAaattcataaatataatgaaaaagtttatataataaaaggTGATTATTTAGAAAACCAAGCtaacatttttaattttacaAAAACAGATAGTGCACAAGTTTTTATGAAATTATTGAATGAtttaaatgtaaatataaaactCAAACATATGGGAGCAAAGGAAGGAgacaaaattattattagtaATTATTCTTACGATTTTTgtgaataa
- a CDS encoding hypothetical protein (conserved Plasmodium protein, unknown function) yields IKGNNEVIKRNNNINMEYNNKDCNKTRIVKKKMKKIPKNVLHNIEENKCLDEKEKHKKELENEEFDLLNYFRMEENTLKSQINPEKSKDIIRSEHFKQMMNDMNIKEDDVLQMLKKSEKDVTHFINKNLTLDEIQKKAQNDDEYNEKLFDIYMNNKSINFLENINFKRIGKKYKDIVIEVIDMFIDKKYNFNELIKNIDEDEQKNNCITTLKENILFKDLDDATLFEIIKKSILIAYLNITFSNDIHNYDWNAQIENYITTSLNTQYYRLNEISYSNNSINISVKYIKNDKDHVNEHEEIEHNIKDSIKQYEHNNNLNILSNFNIFIYFT; encoded by the coding sequence TAATCAAAGGAAATAATGAAGTcataaaaagaaataacAACATCAATATggaatataataataaagattGTAATAAAACACGTattgttaaaaaaaaaatgaaaaaaatcCCTAAGAATGTTTTACATAatatagaagaaaataaatgtttagatgaaaaagaaaagcataaaaaagaattagaaaatgaagaatttgatttattaaattattttagAATGGAAGAAAATACTTTAAAAAGTCAAATAAATCCAGAAAAAAGTAAAGATATTATAAGAAGTGAACATTTTAAACAAATGATGAAtgatatgaatataaaagaagatGATGTTTTACAAATGTTGAAAAAGAGCGAAAAGGATGTTAcacattttattaataaaaatttaacATTAGATGAAATACAAAAGAAAGCAcaaaatgatgatgaatataatgaaaaattatttgatatatatatgaataataaaagtataaattttttagaaaatattaattttaaaagaatagggaaaaaatataaagatattGTTATAGAAGTTATTGATATGTTtattgataaaaaatataattttaatgaattaataaaaaatatagatgaagatgaacaaaaaaataattgtataactacattaaaagaaaacatCTTATTTAAAGATTTAGATGATGCAACTTTATttgaaattataaaaaaatctATTTTAATTgcatatttaaatataacattttcaaatgatatacataattatGATTGGAATGCACAAATAGAAAATTACATAACCACATCATTAAATACACAATATTATAGattaaatgaaatatcGTATTCAAACAATAGCATAAATATAAgtgtaaaatatattaaaaatgataagGATCATGTAAACGAACATGAAGAAATTgaacataatataaaggattcaataaaacaatatgagcataataataatttaaatatcCTTTCTAATTTTAacatattcatatattttacataa
- a CDS encoding putative p1/s1 nuclease yields MSNLFFIFCTLLFLIFIKRCSGWCDEGHMIVSAIAYKFLNDEEKSVLDHIFKNYKEDKDFNDPVLGSVWPDHIKYFHYNYPNKIRRIDGLELMNKWHFVNIPYNPTNIKLDMYQKEYYKRTDNAITILKSIFKSLKNVKKKENHGTFFSYNFLIRYFIHIFGDIHQPLHSSSFYNKNFPQGDRGGTDIFIMFNDKVENLHHLCDSIFKERNKSWPYLTSDIINKEAEKLMELYPKDYFADRLKQSEFNNYSYIDFIINETFDLAVEHIYSNFPLDTLNQNTTYVLNDFAINNIKEMLTEQIVLAGYRLTHYLKIIIENVPPDLINTNISNNL; encoded by the coding sequence ATGAGCAAtcttttctttatattttgtactcttttgtttttaatatttatcaaAAGATGCTCCGGTTGGTGTGATGAAGGACACATGATAGTAAGTGCCATAGCTTATAAGTTTTTAAATGATGAGGAGAAAAGCGTTTTAgatcatatatttaagaaTTATAAGGAAGATAAAGATTTTAATGATCCAGTATTGGGCTCAGTATGGCCtgatcatataaaatactttcattataattacCCTAATAAAATTAGAAGAATTGATGGTTTGGAGTTAATGAATAAATGGCACTTTGTAAATATACCTTATAATCctacaaatataaaattagaTATGTATcaaaaagaatattataaaagaacAGATAATGCTATAACtattttaaaaagtatatTTAAATCATTAAAGAATGttaagaaaaaagaaaatcaCGGAAcctttttttcatataattttctaataagatattttatacatatatttgGAGATATACACCAACCTTTACATTCATCAagtttttataataaaaattttcCACAAGGAGATCGTGGAGGTACagatatttttattatgtttaatGATAAAGTAGAAAATTTACATCACTTATGTGATAgtatttttaaagaaagaaataaaaGTTGGCCTTATCTAACATctgatattattaataaagaaGCAGAAAAATTAATGGAATTATATCCTAAAGATTATTTTGCTGACAGATTAAAACAATCCgaatttaataattactcatatatagattttattattaatgaAACATTCGATTTAGCTGttgaacatatatattctaaTTTTCCTCTTGATACATTAAATCAAAATACTACTTATGTTCTAAATGATTTTGcaataaataatattaaagaaatgTTGACAGAACAAATTGTCTTAGCTGGTTATAGATTAACACACTActtaaaaattataattgAAAATGTACCACCCGATTTgataaatacaaatatatcaaataatttataa
- a CDS encoding putative p1/s1 nuclease, translating to MIIWFLLCICVFVNIIASWSDEPHMLISYIAYINLNDDEKEILNRIFQNGNDSHFDNPITASVWADNIKPHNPKRTSYSFNFRRNELLDIFNEWHYVQLNYNPMKINIASYHLRAHKGKHNAMGILKHIYRILNEVRQKLGHGTYYSYNFYLRFFIHIFADLHQPLHAINFFNSNYPNGDKGGTNISVNYKGSINKLHYLCDNIFKTRKKQWPNINMTNIERDAKYLMSSYPPEYFGNKLILPHDKIKYIEDIANESYDIAVQNIYSFFPLADLKRNEQYSVNQYFVINTKKILNSQMVLAGYRLSAYLKDIIANIPPDL from the coding sequence atgataatttgGTTCCtattatgtatatgtgtatttgttaatataataGCTAGCTGGTCAGATGAACCACACATGCTAATAAGTTATATAGcttatataaatttaaacGATGATGAAAAAGAGATACTGAATAGAATATTTCAGAATGGAAATGACTCTCATTTTGATAATCCTATAACAGCTTCTGTATGGGctgataatataaaaccTCACAACCCTAAAAGAACGTCTTATTCCTTTAATTTTAGGCGTAATGAATTGttagatatatttaatgaatGGCATTATGTGCAATTAAATTATAACCctatgaaaataaatatagCATCTTATCATTTACGTGCACATAAAGGAAAGCATAATGCAATGGGCATATTGAAACATATATACAGAATATTAAATGAGGTTCGTCAAAAATTGGGTCATGGAAcatattattcttataatttttatttaagattttttattcatatatttgCAGATTTACATCAACCTTTACACGCaatcaatttttttaattctaATTATCCAAATGGAGATAAAGGTGGTACAAATATTTCTGTTAATTATAAGGGatcaataaataaattgCATTATTTATGTgacaatatatttaaaacGAGAAAAAAGCAATGGCctaatattaatatgacAAATATAGAAAGAGATGCTAAATATCTTATGAGTTCTTATCCACCAGAATATTTTGGTAACAAATTAATTTTACCTcatgataaaataaaatatattgaagATATAGCAAATGAATCTTATGATATTGCAgtacaaaatatttattcGTTTTTTCCTTTGGCAGATTTAAAAAGGAATGAACAATATTCAGTTAACcaatattttgttataaacacaaaaaaaatattaaacaGCCAAATGGTTTTGGCTGGATATAGATTATCTGCATATTTGAAGGACATTATAGCTAACATACCTCCAGAtctttaa
- a CDS encoding hypothetical protein (conserved Plasmodium protein, unknown function) yields MNVLNQIDECFSDYLKIYGSKEIDSHWDEGVVVNKYIKLGKAKDNNENKENMNKEDNNNNNNNMKEEMNKENFPSEEKNGNYKNYSNDNIDINSIVKINENDKENDDSIYMAKNKKQKENLFICNELVEKCICLNKLESLEEIEDATLVRWTCMIQQIISPESYLGIYKLKNKESGKIIMKSSKYKDYIDAEDNWEIVEENEKRGMDEYYEFNINKQYENVDNKMDQTVDLLKNNEDVNKKNDEHNKKDEKSDPNKICSNEKNDITNNDTFGNIELYENDGNFNKYWKRYLFFCTNIPGNKSTWTKELYDYSSSYSNCELFLKSKNDYENGVYLKDVKNPMNNEDVNDSVASSTDISNYMNSNNNNNNSMSNIYSSREYISSSNELNETQNNDNNKDKNGYKKIDTSDKIINGKNNSTTNSNNNNNNNNYSNNYINSTDLDMHSNLSSNICSYNISPVNTSNKIRCVIKIYDDDSQYNGKNDKEFLKLNDVIEIIGIYRKHQIKDFEDYKKNYNFYFYYDQHFLKYPCIHIFQYKKINYFNPLNNCILFKNDLSMIISQGPFNDINKLRHHLIMYISSAFNNDMLVAHYFFFYLCGSYIKESKLKLGKISLNIFNILYNNEIEKLNDHSSSDHVKNDDMRKLQNKIQNDTHLENDVKKAKETNNNSFFHNDNNKVLLKEADKKGIAPHAKKLNKMIKNLIPLYRYIPLILQKLNTEYLVSVMNNQYGELKKGKLQLANNTYLTFDECLLDVGNLNNISIKNFQCIERLITSQEIPFIFNMDIIFQTEHNILILSKKKSMYAHYVDIAIPICHYNKIKHNSTDTNNEHKNENIENVNCSTNNDETSNSHNQKNEQTKDIFSSEFYNNVNNNYKPNEKELMQFRRYINYILSKNHSAKIPEDITNYITDTFVLLRQKNKDINQFVLNSWICMSRILAFSDGHNEINRDHWDYIMKLENERRLRLNNLNKIYI; encoded by the coding sequence ATGAACGTATTAAATCAAATTGATGAATGTTTTTCCGACTatctaaaaatatatggaTCCAAAGAAATAGATAGTCATTGGGATGAAGGGGTTGTAgttaataaatatattaaactAGGTAAGGCAAAggataataatgaaaataaagagaatatgaacaaagaagataataataataataataataatatgaaagaagaaatgaataaagaaaatttcCCATcagaagaaaaaaatggaaattataaaaattattcaaatgataatatcgatattaatagtattgtaaaaataaatgagaatgataaagaaaatgatgatagtatatatatggctaaaaataaaaagcaaaaagaaaatctatttatatgtaatgAATTGGTAGAAAAATGCATTTGCCTAAATAAATTGGAAAGTTTAGAAGAAATAGAAGATGCTACTTTAGTTAGATGGACATGTATGATACAACAAATTATTTCACCTGAAAGTTATTTAGGAATTtacaaattaaaaaataaggaaagtgggaaaattattatgaaaagTTCGAAATATAAAGATTATATAGATGCTGAAGATAATTGGGAAATTGtagaagaaaatgaaaaaaggGGTATGGATGAATATTAtgaatttaatattaataagCAATATGAGAATgtagataataaaatggaCCAAACCGTTGACCtcttaaaaaataatgaagatgtaaataaaaaaaatgatgaacATAATAAGAAGGATGAAAAAAGTGACCCTAATAAAATTTGTAGTAATGAGAAGAATgatataacaaataatgATACCTTTGGAAATATTGAACTTTATGAAAACGATGgaaattttaataaatattggaaaagatatttatttttttgtactAACATACCAGGAAATAAAAGTACATGGACaaaagaattatatgattattcTTCTTCTTATTCAAATTgtgaattatttttaaaaagtaaaaatgattatgaaaatggagtatatttaaaagatgTAAAGAATCCTATGAATAATGAAGATGTTAATGATTCGGTTGCCTCTTCAACGGATATATctaattatatgaatagcaataacaataataataatagtatgagtaatatatattcttcaaGGGAATATATAAGTTCTAGTAACGAATTAAATGAAACtcaaaataatgataacAATAAGGATAAAAATGGATATAAAAAGATAGATACAAGTgacaaaattattaatgGTAAGAATAATAGTACTAcaaatagtaataataataataataataataattatagtaataattatattaacaGTACTGATTTAGATATGCATTCTAACCTGTCGTCCAATATTTGCtcttataatatttctcCTGTGAACACCTCAAATAAAATTAGGTGCgttattaaaatatacGATGATGATAGTCAATATAACGGAAAGAATGATAAggaatttttaaaattaaatgatgTAATTGAAATTATTGGAATATATCGTAAACATCAAATTAAAGACTTTGaagattataaaaaaaattataatttttatttttattatgatcaacattttttaaaatacccatgtatacatatatttcaatataaaaaaattaattatttcaatccattaaataattgcatattatttaaaaatgatttatCAATGATAATTTCTCAAGGTCCttttaatgatattaataaattaagaCATCACCtaattatgtatatttcttctgcatttaataatgatatgCTTGTAGctcattattttttcttttatttatgtgGAAGTTATATAAAGGAAAGTAAATTAAAATTGGGAAAAATCAgtttaaatatttttaatatattatataataatgaaatagaaaaattaaatgatcATAGTTCCAGCGATCatgtaaaaaatgatgacatgagaaaattacaaaataaaatacaaaatgaTACACATTTAGAAAATGATGTTAAGAAAGCAAAGgaaacaaataataattctttcTTTCATAATGATAACAACAAGGTATTACTAAAAGAAGCAGACAAAAAAGGAATAGCACCACATgcaaaaaaattaaataaaatgattaaaaatttaattccattatatagatatattccattaatattacaaaaattGAACACAGAATATCTAGTTTCAGTTATGAATAATCAATATGGCgaattaaaaaaaggaaaattaCAACTAGCTAATAACACTTATTTAACATTTGATGAATGTCTTTTAGATGTAGGAAAtcttaataatataagtataaaaaattttcaatGTATTGAAAGATTAATAACATCACAAGAAATAcctttcatttttaatatggATATCATATTCCAAACTGAACATAATATCTTAATATtatccaaaaaaaaatctatGTATGCTCATTATGTAGATATAGCTATACCTATATgtcattataataaaataaaacataattCAACTGATACCAATAATgaacataaaaatgaaaatatagaaaatgtGAATTGTTCCacaaataatgatgaaacATCTAATTCACACaatcaaaaaaatgaacaaacTAAAGATATTTTCTCATCAGagttttataataatgtcaataataattataaacCTAATGAAAAGGAATTAATGCAATTTagaagatatataaattatatattatctaaaAACCATTCAGCAAAAATACCGGAAGATAttacaaattatataacaGATACATTTGTATTACTaagacaaaaaaataaagatataaatcAATTTGTTCTAAATTCTTGGATATGTATGTCTAGAATTTTGGCATTTTCAGATGGACACAATGAAATTAATAGGGATCACTGGgattatattatgaaattAGAAAATGAGAGAAGATTGCGTTTAAACAATCTTaacaaaatttatatatag
- a CDS encoding hypothetical protein (conserved Plasmodium protein, unknown function), translating to MSEQNISGIKENLNFIVNEDEEFLNIFNYKNIKCYKTPNYIYIGQVKDNDDMLTFKTKDDNISNKDVIKKSQTKMLGAHKDKVDKNKNKKNYNYIKNGYGALISITKNIDGYEIITNKFIGNWVNDKRNGLGFNIDIYKNIYYGYYENNLKNGWGYYKWSRSGSTYEGNWLDNMMNGKGLYINKKCIYEGDFYNNLFINSKCEWIDILEIEMKNMIKNNIITNVSNDKVSNDIYLIILPFNFIKINLKKIATYIKYNYNKIPFLICTKKFIQQNKGFDITKFIFLSYYLDSSEKLNDVNMDSLIFDTNENEKEKKISKNYDDSILSEDKDSNSSLKIQTNIEKIFPDDKSKNKYSNKFNDLSISSHSSDSKGKNNSTSSTNSNDKCSDTNDSISNSDCSDNYNSEHSSYSQISLPSITSKESLSSIFSQHDSIKRCNTYESQLNNIPDYADTSYISSTNNKEATPSIIGSNEEGNNNIQECKEHSYIHIEENEEKNKKKKNEINNLINKYLNIYIDTDSSSSEYSLITSDMENIKNENDLSKMNINNDKEELKKNNSFENINTIPESNVLYDDINIIRKKISKDISKIRININLLNTLRNSNISCIYRIWKKIKNSLKMKYPFIINFNIKKNIYQNVNENNISLKTCTIPEWWNLDLYFGESENKICHDIFDPLYFQYSKGYKKIMNISNIEQYDKEQKDNMSDIFNMKMFLSTDLLIDNTNDIPQLKNIIKDKFTKLSYINNFFFIIIDINEIY from the exons ATGAGCGAACAAAATATTTCGGGTATAAAGGAGAACCTCAATTTTATTGTGAACGAAGATGAGGAGTTCTTAaacatatttaattataaaaacattaaaTGCTATAAGACTCccaattatatatatataggaCAAGTTAAAG ATAATGACGATATGCTTACATTTAAAACTAAGGACGACAATATAAGTAACAAAGATGTAATTAAAAAGTCGCAAACGAAAATGTTAGGGGCACACAAAGATAAAgttgataaaaataaaaataaaaaaaattataattatataaaaaatggatATGGTGCACTAATATctataacaaaaaatattgatggttatgaaattataacaaataaatttattgGTAATTGGGTTAACGATAAAAGAAATGGATTAGGTTttaatatagatatatataaaaatatatattatggatattatgaaaataatttaaaaaatggTTGGGGTTATTATAAATGGTCTCGAAGTGGATCTACATATGAAGGAAATTGGCTAGACAATATGATGAATGGTAAAGGTTtgtatattaataaaaaatgtatatatgaaggagatttttataataatctttttattaattctaAATGTGAATGGATAGATATATTAGAAAtagaaatgaaaaatatgattaaaaataatattattacaaatGTGAGTAATGATAAAGTATctaatgatatatatttaattattcttccttttaattttatcaaaattaatttaaaaaaaatagctacttatattaaatataattataataaaataccCTTTTTAATATGCACCAAAAAATTTATACAACAAAATAAAGGATTCGATATTACAAagtttatttttttaagttACTATTTAGATTCCTcagaaaaattaaatgatgTAAATATGGATTCTCTTATTTTTGATACcaatgaaaatgaaaaagaaaaaaaaatatcaaaaaattatgatgatTCTATTTTGTCAGAAGATAAAGATAGTAATTCATCCTTAAAAATACAAAcaaatattgaaaaaatatttcctgatgataaatcaaaaaataagTATTCGAATAAATTTAACGATTTGAGCATAAGTAGCCATTCAAGTGATTcaaaaggaaaaaataattcaacCAGTTCAACTAATTCTAATGATAAATGTAGTGACACAAATGATTCTATTTCTAATAGTGATTGCAGTGATAACTATAATTCAGAACATTCAAGTTACTCACAGATATCTTTACCATCTATAACATCTAAGGAATCACTTAGTAGTATTTTTTCACAACATGATTCAATAAAGAGATGTAATACATATGAAAGTCAGTTAAATAATATACCAGATTATGCAGATacatcatatatatcatctactaataataaagaagCAACACCATCTATAATTGGTTCGAACGAAGaaggaaataataatatacagGAATGCAAGGAGCATtcatatattcatatagaagaaaatgaagaaaaaaacaaaaaaaagaaaaacgAAATAAATAACTTAATTAATAAgtatttgaatatatatattgatacAGACAGTAGTTCTAGTGAATATTCTTTAATAACAAGTGAtatggaaaatataaaaaatgaaaatgatctgtcaaaaatgaatataaataatgataaggaagaattaaaaaaaaataattcatttgaaaatataaatacaataCCTGAATCAAATGTAttatatgatgatataaatataattagaaaaaaaatatccaaagatatatcaaaaataaggataaatataaatcttTTAAACACATTAAGAAATTCTAATATATCATgtatatatagaatatggaagaagataaagaattctttaaaaatgaaatatccatttattattaattttaatataaagaaaaatatatatcaaaatgttaatgaaaataatatatctttaaaaACATGTACAATACCAGAATGGTg GAATTTGGATCTTTATTTTGGAGAATCTGAAAACAAAATATGTCATGACATTTTCGAtcctttatattttcaatacAGTAAGGgatacaaaaaaattatgaatataagCAATATAGAACAATATGATAAAGAACAAAAAGATAATATGTCTGATATATTTAACATGAAAATGTTTCTATCGACAGACTTGTTGATAGACAATACGAATGACATTCCTCAActcaaaaatataataaaggataagtttacaaaattatcctatatcaataattttttttttataattatagatataaatgaaatatattaa
- a CDS encoding putative nuclear transport factor 2, giving the protein MDMLNPQFEEIGKEFVNHYFQLFNTGRNELAALYKDISMMSFENDQCRGTSQIIERLNKLPPTVVHKCLSLDIQPTPNNGILILVCGDIIIEENKPLKFCRSFHLFPLPSGGYFIFNDLFRFCIS; this is encoded by the exons atggATATGCTCAATCCACAATTTGAAGAAATAGGCAAGGAATTTGTTAATCACTACTTTCAGTTATTTAACACTGGAAG GAATGAATTGGCTgcattatataaagatataagTATGATGAGTTTTGAAAATGATCAATGTAGAGGAACTAGTCAAATAATAGAAAgattaaataaattacCACCAACTGTTGTTCATAAATGTTTAAGCTTAGATATACAACCAACTCCAAATAATGGAATTTTAATATTAGTATGTGGagatattattattgaagaaaataaacCATTAAAATTCTGTAGAAGTTTTCACCTTTTTCCATTACCCAGTGGTGGATATTTTA TTTTTAATGACTTATTCAGATTTTGCATTAGTTAA